A part of Oceaniferula flava genomic DNA contains:
- a CDS encoding NYN domain-containing protein, with product MPISSYKNSTHTSENSIALLIDADNAPASKIDFIISELASHGVINIRRAYGNWKKRSLSGWENVLHDHAIQPVQHFDIVKGKNATDMALLIEAMDILYTKDVDTFCLVSSDSDFTPLCTRLRADGKQVIGFGKQTTPEPFVNSCTSFLYLDEESSNKTSEAKMEYSVNQLKQNTKLMNTLRNAVKASTDDDGWAAFGPVGSHIANQSPFNHRSFGFSKLSDMFAAIDLFEIKKFTNGSRTHYRVRLKKPASKKTTRKSS from the coding sequence ATGCCGATCTCATCTTATAAAAACAGCACCCACACTTCAGAAAACAGTATTGCTCTGCTGATAGATGCCGATAATGCACCGGCTTCGAAAATCGACTTCATCATCTCCGAACTCGCGTCCCACGGAGTGATCAATATTCGCCGTGCTTACGGGAATTGGAAAAAACGATCCCTCTCCGGCTGGGAAAATGTGCTGCATGATCACGCGATCCAACCGGTCCAGCATTTTGACATCGTCAAAGGCAAGAATGCCACCGACATGGCCTTGTTGATCGAAGCCATGGATATCTTATACACCAAGGACGTCGATACCTTCTGCCTGGTTTCCTCCGACAGCGATTTCACCCCGCTCTGCACCCGCCTGCGGGCCGACGGCAAGCAAGTGATCGGATTCGGCAAACAAACCACCCCAGAACCCTTCGTCAATTCCTGCACCAGCTTCCTCTACCTCGACGAGGAAAGCTCTAACAAGACATCCGAGGCGAAGATGGAATACTCGGTGAACCAGCTGAAACAGAACACCAAGCTAATGAACACACTGCGCAACGCGGTGAAGGCCTCCACCGATGACGATGGCTGGGCAGCCTTCGGGCCGGTGGGCAGTCACATCGCGAACCAAAGCCCCTTCAACCATCGCTCGTTCGGGTTTTCCAAATTGAGCGACATGTTTGCCGCCATCGATTTGTTTGAAATCAAGAAGTTCACCAACGGATCGCGCACCCATTACCGGGTGCGATTGAAAAAGCCGGCCAGTAAGAAAACCACTCGCAAATCCAGCTGA
- a CDS encoding sulfatase: MKRTILALAALAMPLAAAEAKPPNILFIIADDLGWTDLGTYGSSFYETPNLDNLAKAGTKFTQAYAACPVCSPTRSSVLTGQYPARTKNTDFFGAPNQHFGKLPEESTVDKMKANKRYKNRPLLPAPYLGELAKSHTTLPEALKAQGYSTFFAGKWHLGGEGSYPEDHGFDVNKGGYHRGGPYGGKKYFSPYGNPKLKDGPEGEHLPDRLASETVKFIAANKDKPFLAYLSFYSVHTPLMGREDLVKKYEEKRKSLPKKEVWGREEPRKLRLVQEHAVYAAMVEAMDLAVGKVLQGLKDNGVEDNTVVIFTSDNGGLSTSEGWPTSNLPLRAGKGWLYEGGIREPLIVKWPGVTKPNSISSYPTISTDFYPTILEMAGLESMPKQHIDGTSLVSALKEPNKKSKDRILFWHYPHWGNQGGSPGTVIRQGNWKLIHFYSPDKEDELYNLAQDKSETNNLFSKNPEKVKQLTKQMQAMLKETTALLPAENPNYKKK, translated from the coding sequence ATGAAACGAACCATCCTTGCACTCGCCGCGCTGGCTATGCCGCTAGCCGCTGCCGAAGCGAAGCCACCGAATATTCTCTTCATCATTGCCGATGACCTCGGCTGGACGGACCTGGGCACCTACGGGTCATCCTTTTACGAAACTCCCAATTTGGACAACCTGGCCAAGGCCGGAACCAAGTTCACCCAAGCCTATGCCGCTTGCCCTGTCTGCTCCCCCACCCGCTCGTCGGTCCTCACCGGACAGTATCCGGCACGCACCAAAAACACCGACTTCTTTGGCGCCCCCAACCAGCACTTTGGCAAATTGCCCGAAGAAAGCACGGTGGACAAAATGAAGGCCAACAAGCGTTATAAAAACCGCCCACTGCTGCCAGCCCCCTATCTTGGTGAACTTGCAAAATCCCACACCACACTGCCAGAAGCACTCAAGGCACAAGGATACAGCACCTTTTTCGCCGGCAAGTGGCACTTGGGTGGCGAAGGCTCCTACCCGGAAGATCATGGCTTTGACGTGAATAAAGGCGGCTACCACCGCGGTGGCCCATACGGCGGCAAAAAATACTTCTCACCCTACGGCAACCCAAAATTGAAAGACGGCCCTGAAGGTGAGCACTTACCAGATCGCCTCGCCTCCGAGACGGTGAAATTCATCGCCGCCAACAAGGACAAACCATTCCTCGCCTACCTTTCCTTTTACTCCGTGCACACTCCACTGATGGGCCGCGAAGACCTGGTGAAGAAGTATGAAGAAAAAAGAAAATCACTGCCGAAGAAAGAAGTCTGGGGCCGTGAGGAACCTCGCAAGCTCCGTCTGGTGCAAGAACACGCAGTCTACGCCGCCATGGTCGAAGCCATGGACTTGGCTGTGGGTAAAGTGCTGCAAGGCCTGAAAGACAATGGCGTGGAAGACAACACCGTCGTGATTTTCACCTCCGACAACGGCGGCCTCTCCACCTCCGAAGGCTGGCCAACCTCCAACCTGCCACTGCGCGCAGGCAAAGGCTGGCTCTACGAAGGCGGCATTCGCGAGCCTCTGATCGTCAAGTGGCCTGGTGTCACCAAGCCCAACAGCATTTCCTCCTACCCCACCATTTCCACCGATTTCTACCCTACCATTCTGGAAATGGCAGGACTTGAAAGCATGCCTAAACAGCACATCGATGGCACCAGCCTGGTCTCCGCCCTGAAAGAGCCTAACAAGAAGAGCAAGGACCGCATTCTTTTCTGGCACTACCCTCACTGGGGCAACCAAGGTGGCTCACCTGGCACCGTCATCCGCCAAGGCAACTGGAAGCTCATTCACTTCTACAGCCCGGACAAGGAAGACGAACTCTACAACCTGGCTCAAGACAAGTCAGAGACCAACAACCTGTTCAGCAAGAACCCGGAAAAGGTCAAACAACTCACCAAGCAAATGCAAGCGATGCTGAAAGAAACCACCGCCCTGCTGCCTGCTGAGAACCCGAATTATAAGAAGAAGTAG
- the murI gene encoding glutamate racemase has translation MNSPIGILDSGLGGLSVFNEVQKLMPNESVIYFGDSAWCPYGAREADEIQRRVFKVTDFLLEQGCQLIIIACNSATIAAVEALRAAYPVPFVGMEPGVKPAAAMTQTGTVGVLATEASLAGEKFHRLVTDHSNGVNVITRPCPNFVELVERGELSGTKALGIVEEETLPLLEAGADVLVLGCTHYPFLRPLIEQVAGPDVQILDTGEAVARHVARLMKETVTETSDVLHRIITTGDLDQLKSLFPVLCPEIPLEQVSFSHSHL, from the coding sequence ATGAACTCACCCATCGGCATTCTCGACTCCGGCCTTGGCGGGCTTTCTGTTTTCAATGAAGTGCAGAAGCTGATGCCCAATGAATCGGTGATCTACTTTGGCGACAGCGCCTGGTGCCCTTATGGTGCTCGGGAGGCGGATGAAATTCAGCGGCGAGTTTTTAAGGTGACGGATTTCTTATTGGAGCAAGGCTGCCAGCTCATCATCATCGCCTGCAACTCGGCGACCATTGCGGCGGTGGAAGCTCTGCGGGCGGCCTATCCGGTGCCCTTCGTCGGCATGGAGCCCGGGGTCAAACCTGCGGCCGCGATGACCCAGACAGGCACCGTCGGCGTGCTCGCCACCGAAGCCTCGCTGGCAGGAGAAAAATTCCACCGCCTCGTCACCGACCACTCCAACGGCGTCAATGTCATCACCCGCCCCTGTCCGAACTTCGTCGAGCTGGTCGAGCGAGGCGAACTCAGCGGAACGAAGGCGCTGGGCATCGTGGAAGAAGAAACTCTGCCGCTGCTGGAAGCCGGGGCAGATGTGCTGGTCTTAGGCTGCACCCACTACCCCTTTCTCAGACCACTGATCGAGCAGGTGGCTGGGCCCGACGTCCAAATTCTTGACACCGGCGAGGCTGTCGCTCGACATGTCGCCCGTCTTATGAAAGAAACAGTCACTGAAACATCTGACGTCCTGCACCGTATCATCACCACCGGGGATCTGGACCAGCTGAAATCTCTCTTTCCAGTTCTCTGTCCGGAAATCCCACTGGAGCAGGTCAGTTTTTCCCATTCCCATCTTTAA